One Chordicoccus furentiruminis DNA window includes the following coding sequences:
- a CDS encoding transposase, with amino-acid sequence MGSAGKNHSVEQIREQVLRPLQKHNRKCCQTFSDGTRFVDHSKRLGFSGRELVEQIIENPYLQYFIGLPKYQETASFDPSALVSFRKRIDLDMAVFLNDSILADTSAELPERKRLSKKHDRGRNDKGNPSGGGKLAEAKQPEGQKTETASPSNTGDKKSA; translated from the coding sequence TTGGGTTCGGCTGGCAAAAATCATTCCGTGGAGCAAATACGAGAGCAGGTACTCCGACCTCTTCAGAAGCATAACAGGAAATGTTGCCAAACCTTTTCAGATGGCACTCGGTTCGTTGATCATTCAAAAAGACTTGGATTCTCCGGCCGTGAGCTTGTAGAGCAGATCATCGAGAATCCGTATCTGCAATACTTCATCGGTCTTCCAAAGTATCAGGAGACTGCCTCGTTTGATCCCAGCGCACTGGTTTCATTCCGTAAACGCATTGATCTGGATATGGCGGTGTTCCTCAATGATTCGATCCTGGCGGACACATCCGCAGAACTGCCAGAACGTAAAAGGCTGTCGAAGAAACATGACAGAGGCAGGAACGATAAAGGCAATCCATCCGGTGGCGGCAAACTTGCAGAGGCTAAGCAGCCAGAGGGTCAGAAAACTGAAACAGCTTCTCCGTCCAACACTGGTGATAAAAAATCAGCATAG
- a CDS encoding transposase has protein sequence MRMDGPKLGRPSAAPSKEERRTACRDNTDRIEVGRSFSLSKRCYGLGLIRTKLEETSYGSVGLSIFVTNLFRILDRSGVLFFVFFKERFRGALSANGINRTGLILMLSPL, from the coding sequence ATCCGGATGGATGGTCCAAAACTCGGCAGGCCTAGTGCAGCGCCTTCCAAAGAAGAACGGCGCACAGCCTGCCGGGATAACACCGACCGTATAGAAGTCGGACGCAGCTTCAGTTTGAGCAAGCGCTGCTACGGATTGGGACTGATCAGGACCAAACTTGAAGAAACCTCATATGGATCGGTTGGTCTTTCAATCTTCGTGACGAACCTGTTCAGAATCCTGGACAGGTCTGGAGTATTGTTTTTTGTTTTTTTCAAGGAACGGTTCCGTGGCGCCCTGAGTGCCAACGGAATTAACCGAACCGGACTCATTTTGATGTTGAGCCCGCTGTGA
- a CDS encoding ParA family protein: MGKIIAISNQKGGVGKSTTAINLSACLAERLKKVLIIDLDPQGNTTSGLGIDRNEAEHTVYDLLEGGADVETCQIRTEFGRLYVVPSNVDLAGAEIEMMDMQDREFLLKKALADARKKYDYILIDCPPSLSLLTLNALCASDSVLIPVQCEYYALEGLTQLMKTVNLVKERLNPDLSVNGIVFTMYDGRTNLSADVVKNVKDNLDVYVYKTIIPRNVRLAESPSYGLPIIRYDSHSTGAKSYRELAHEFVKRRKN, translated from the coding sequence ATGGGCAAAATTATCGCGATCTCCAATCAAAAAGGCGGCGTTGGAAAGTCAACGACTGCCATAAACCTTTCTGCGTGTCTGGCAGAACGCTTGAAAAAAGTCTTGATTATTGACTTGGACCCTCAGGGAAATACGACGAGCGGGCTTGGAATTGATCGAAATGAAGCCGAACATACCGTATATGATTTACTTGAGGGAGGCGCTGATGTTGAAACATGCCAGATCCGTACTGAGTTCGGCAGACTGTACGTTGTTCCGTCAAACGTTGACCTGGCTGGCGCTGAGATTGAAATGATGGATATGCAGGACAGGGAGTTTTTGCTTAAAAAGGCTTTAGCAGACGCTCGGAAAAAATATGACTATATTTTGATAGACTGTCCGCCTTCGTTGTCATTATTGACATTGAATGCTTTATGCGCTTCCGATAGTGTGCTGATTCCGGTTCAGTGCGAGTATTACGCATTGGAGGGACTCACGCAGTTGATGAAGACTGTGAATCTTGTGAAGGAGAGACTGAATCCCGATTTGTCTGTGAACGGAATTGTCTTCACAATGTATGATGGCAGAACCAATTTATCGGCCGATGTTGTGAAAAACGTCAAGGACAACCTTGACGTATATGTTTATAAAACAATTATCCCGCGAAATGTCCGTCTTGCGGAATCTCCAAGCTACGGGCTTCCAATTATTCGATATGATTCTCATTCTACTGGAGCGAAGAGCTATCGGGAACTTGCTCATGAATTTGTAAAGAGGAGGAAGAACTGA
- a CDS encoding ParB/RepB/Spo0J family partition protein — MPKRGGLGRGLDALIPPERKKQKASKTDENEVTIEKGVKSTKKEKARAKQQKNLQIRKETSSESKNEGLNGEEKDESIIFDFEAPIVFGNGKKENASLIESQNIPAENADSDFADEAIDPAGRSTDDAISRDEIDSAAEEEDQPLSTPNSAERDSELELKTTELTTADESVLNKNDAQTSVAKNGEEKQELPESDQDTSSEDTVHSDDIETVKNLNEADDRNNTEKSDIPASPSNIEKTSDEENGDHHRLSMSFDSDSFRGTEEDDMNETEFDREGPHTNAFETSEEEVKKESDRNTERGEVIMMRISLVEPNRDQPRKYFDDDAIDELADSIRQFGIIQPLLVQKKDDYYQIIAGERRWRAAKKCGLKEVPVIIRRFSNQEAVEVALIENIQREDLNPIEEARAYQRLVNEYALSQEEVAGRVSKSRSAVTNSMRLLRLDESIQAMVETGAISEGHARTLIPLPTAKEQLELAERIIKEKLSVRQTEKLVKELLKPSEKKRRQTDEKRDVLLQELSEQLKHSLGTKVSIRQSGKNKGKIEIEYYSDEELDRLYELLRSLNA, encoded by the coding sequence ATGCCGAAAAGAGGCGGATTAGGACGGGGACTGGACGCACTGATCCCGCCGGAACGAAAGAAACAAAAAGCGTCAAAAACAGATGAAAACGAAGTGACGATTGAGAAAGGTGTCAAGTCGACAAAGAAGGAAAAAGCCAGGGCAAAGCAGCAGAAAAACTTGCAGATCCGAAAAGAAACTTCTTCGGAATCCAAAAACGAAGGGCTGAATGGCGAAGAAAAGGATGAATCAATCATCTTTGACTTTGAGGCACCGATTGTCTTTGGAAATGGTAAGAAAGAGAATGCGTCATTAATCGAATCACAGAACATCCCTGCGGAGAACGCGGATTCGGATTTTGCCGATGAAGCCATCGATCCTGCAGGTAGAAGTACAGATGATGCGATAAGCCGAGATGAGATTGACAGCGCTGCTGAAGAGGAAGATCAGCCTCTCTCTACTCCGAATTCTGCCGAGCGTGACAGTGAGCTTGAATTGAAGACGACGGAACTTACCACTGCAGATGAATCTGTTTTGAACAAGAATGATGCACAGACATCCGTTGCAAAGAATGGAGAGGAAAAGCAGGAATTGCCGGAATCAGATCAGGATACGTCTTCCGAAGATACGGTGCACTCAGATGACATAGAAACAGTAAAGAACCTGAACGAGGCAGACGATAGAAACAATACTGAAAAATCAGATATTCCTGCTTCGCCTTCTAATATTGAGAAAACAAGTGATGAAGAAAACGGGGATCATCACAGACTAAGTATGAGTTTCGATTCGGATTCTTTTCGAGGTACTGAAGAAGATGACATGAATGAAACTGAATTCGATCGTGAAGGCCCTCATACGAATGCATTCGAGACTTCAGAAGAAGAGGTGAAAAAGGAGAGCGACAGAAATACTGAACGCGGAGAGGTGATCATGATGCGGATCTCACTTGTGGAGCCGAATCGGGATCAGCCACGCAAGTATTTTGACGATGATGCCATTGATGAACTGGCAGATTCAATCCGACAGTTCGGGATTATTCAGCCTCTTCTGGTCCAGAAGAAAGATGATTACTATCAGATTATCGCAGGTGAAAGGCGGTGGAGGGCGGCGAAAAAGTGCGGCCTGAAGGAAGTGCCTGTCATAATTCGCCGATTTTCGAATCAGGAAGCGGTTGAAGTCGCGCTGATCGAAAATATACAGAGGGAGGATTTAAATCCGATTGAAGAAGCCAGAGCGTATCAGCGGCTGGTGAACGAATATGCGCTGAGCCAGGAGGAGGTCGCCGGAAGGGTATCGAAGAGTCGATCGGCTGTGACAAACTCCATGCGTCTTCTTCGCCTGGATGAATCAATTCAGGCGATGGTTGAGACGGGGGCTATTTCTGAAGGTCATGCCAGAACGCTGATTCCGCTTCCGACTGCAAAAGAGCAGCTTGAACTGGCTGAGAGAATTATAAAGGAAAAACTTTCTGTAAGACAGACGGAGAAGCTGGTCAAAGAACTGCTGAAGCCGTCAGAGAAGAAACGCAGGCAGACGGATGAAAAAAGAGATGTTCTTCTGCAAGAACTCTCCGAGCAACTCAAGCATTCCTTAGGAACGAAAGTGAGTATTCGTCAGAGCGGAAAAAATAAGGGGAAAATCGAGATTGAGTATTACTCGGACGAAGAGCTCGACCGACTATATGAACTTCTTCGTTCATTAAACGCATAA
- a CDS encoding DUF4446 family protein: protein MNTVFDAMGIDAGVMIILLLVLEIVLLIAVFSSSMKIRRLNAKYTSFMKGQNGVSLEKDINKKMTRIDKYANSIGSLDETIQAISDVQKKSIHKYGIVKYDAFDDVGGKLSFVLALLDDSDSGFVLNAVHSKDNCFLYIKEIVKGESYILLSSEEVEALRIARRYGVEEAVD, encoded by the coding sequence ATGAATACCGTGTTTGATGCGATGGGGATTGATGCCGGCGTGATGATTATTCTGCTGCTGGTGCTGGAAATTGTCCTGCTGATCGCTGTTTTCAGCAGTTCTATGAAAATCAGGCGGCTGAATGCAAAGTATACGAGCTTTATGAAGGGTCAGAACGGTGTCTCGCTTGAAAAAGACATCAATAAAAAGATGACCCGGATCGATAAATATGCGAACAGCATCGGGTCGCTTGATGAAACGATTCAAGCCATCTCAGATGTCCAGAAAAAGAGTATTCACAAGTATGGAATTGTGAAGTATGATGCATTTGATGATGTAGGCGGAAAACTCAGCTTTGTTCTTGCGCTTCTGGATGACAGCGACAGCGGATTTGTTTTGAACGCGGTTCACAGCAAAGATAATTGTTTTCTGTACATCAAGGAAATTGTGAAGGGTGAATCCTACATCCTGCTGAGCAGTGAAGAGGTGGAAGCTCTGCGGATTGCCCGTCGGTACGGGGTGGAAGAAGCCGTTGACTGA
- the serS gene encoding serine--tRNA ligase encodes MLDIKFLRENPDAVKDNIRKKFEDQKLPLVDEVIALDKRNREIKVEVQAMQAEVNKTSKQIGALMKQGKKEEATQIRDDIARSKGKISELEAEERQVEADIRKRMLVIPNMIDPSVPIGKDDSENVEIERFGDPVVPDFEIPYHTDIIARFDGLDLDAARDRVAGNGFYYLIGDIARLHSAVLAYARDFMIGKGFTYVIPPFMIRGDVVDGVMSFEEMDAMMYKIEGEDLYLIGTSEHSMIGRFKNQIIDEEKLPLTLTSYSPCFRKEKGAHGIEEKGLYRIHQFEKQEMIVICRPEESMKWFEQMWKYTVELFRSMEIPVRTLECCSGDLADLKVKSLDVEAWSPRQKKYFEVGSCSNLGDAQARRLQIRVKGEDGKKYLAHTLNNTVVAPPRMLIAFLENHLQKDGSVTIPEVLWPYMGGTKVLVPKK; translated from the coding sequence ATGCTTGATATTAAATTTTTAAGAGAAAATCCGGATGCAGTAAAAGACAACATCAGAAAGAAATTTGAGGATCAAAAGCTTCCGCTTGTTGATGAAGTGATCGCACTTGATAAGAGAAACCGTGAGATCAAGGTGGAAGTACAGGCTATGCAGGCCGAGGTGAATAAGACTTCCAAGCAGATCGGTGCGCTGATGAAGCAGGGAAAGAAAGAGGAAGCGACACAGATCAGGGATGATATTGCCAGAAGCAAAGGAAAAATTTCAGAGCTGGAAGCTGAGGAACGGCAGGTCGAAGCGGACATCCGCAAACGTATGCTGGTCATTCCGAATATGATTGATCCGTCGGTTCCGATCGGTAAGGATGATTCGGAAAATGTCGAGATCGAGCGTTTCGGCGATCCGGTTGTTCCGGATTTTGAGATCCCTTATCATACGGATATTATTGCCCGGTTTGATGGCCTGGATCTTGATGCGGCGAGAGACCGCGTAGCGGGCAATGGATTCTATTATCTGATCGGCGATATTGCCCGTCTTCATTCCGCGGTTCTCGCATATGCGCGTGATTTCATGATCGGAAAGGGATTTACTTACGTCATTCCACCGTTCATGATTCGGGGCGATGTGGTTGACGGTGTGATGAGCTTCGAGGAAATGGATGCGATGATGTATAAGATCGAGGGAGAGGATCTCTACCTGATCGGTACGTCCGAGCACAGCATGATCGGCCGTTTCAAAAACCAGATCATTGACGAGGAAAAGCTGCCGCTGACACTGACGTCCTACTCGCCCTGCTTCCGGAAGGAAAAAGGCGCGCATGGCATTGAGGAGAAGGGGCTGTATCGAATCCATCAGTTCGAAAAGCAGGAAATGATCGTCATCTGCAGACCGGAAGAGAGCATGAAGTGGTTTGAGCAGATGTGGAAGTACACAGTTGAACTTTTCCGTTCTATGGAGATCCCTGTGCGCACATTGGAGTGCTGCTCGGGCGATCTTGCGGATCTGAAGGTGAAATCTCTGGATGTGGAGGCCTGGTCGCCGCGTCAGAAGAAGTATTTTGAGGTTGGATCATGTTCCAACCTGGGTGATGCTCAGGCACGTCGTCTTCAGATCAGAGTGAAAGGTGAGGACGGCAAAAAATATCTAGCGCATACACTGAACAATACGGTAGTGGCTCCGCCGAGAATGCTGATCGCTTTTCTTGAGAATCATCTCCAGAAAGACGGATCCGTTACGATTCCGGAGGTTCTCTGGCCGTATATGGGCGGCACAAAGGTGCTGGTTCCGAAAAAGTGA
- a CDS encoding DUF3881 family protein, producing MHTYLESIGFKRITGHRELERLNRDTVLNFDRRSLFKNDSGRVYGAFSKNYAAEIGITVCGEFDENGDFHPEYSLPFFTGATVSMNQSVDFEKHAGEESYAGACEDPRIGATVIFYLLNMGEYKAAATKTPLSLDPRSIRLSALAREGTILLPVYQSESDEQQGIKARERQIKLISDARGGDEEAIDALTAEDMKDYSIISKRIQNEDVFSIVETCFLPYGIECDQYSICANILSCTPVRNLYTNELMYQMQVETCDVKLDVCINADSLEGVPKAGRRFRGLIWLQGSVDFG from the coding sequence ATGCATACATACCTTGAGTCAATCGGATTTAAGCGGATCACAGGACACCGCGAGCTGGAACGTCTCAACCGTGACACGGTCCTGAACTTTGACAGACGCTCGCTTTTTAAAAATGATTCCGGACGAGTATACGGCGCTTTTTCAAAGAACTACGCGGCGGAAATCGGAATTACGGTCTGCGGTGAATTTGATGAGAATGGAGATTTTCATCCGGAATACTCGCTTCCGTTTTTTACCGGCGCAACGGTCAGCATGAACCAATCTGTTGACTTTGAGAAACATGCCGGAGAGGAGTCTTATGCAGGCGCGTGCGAGGATCCGAGAATCGGGGCAACCGTCATCTTCTATCTGCTGAATATGGGAGAATACAAGGCAGCTGCGACGAAGACACCGCTTTCGCTTGATCCCCGTTCGATCCGGCTTTCCGCTCTGGCAAGGGAGGGGACGATTCTGCTCCCTGTTTATCAGTCAGAATCGGATGAGCAGCAGGGAATCAAGGCCAGAGAGAGGCAGATTAAGCTGATATCAGATGCCCGCGGAGGGGATGAGGAGGCAATTGATGCGCTGACGGCGGAGGACATGAAGGATTACTCCATTATTTCGAAGCGCATTCAGAATGAGGATGTTTTTTCCATTGTCGAAACCTGTTTCCTTCCTTACGGCATCGAGTGCGATCAGTACAGTATCTGTGCCAATATTCTTTCCTGCACGCCGGTCAGAAACTTATACACAAATGAACTGATGTATCAGATGCAGGTGGAAACCTGTGATGTCAAGTTGGATGTTTGTATCAATGCGGATTCTCTGGAAGGTGTGCCCAAGGCAGGACGCAGATTCCGCGGGCTGATCTGGCTTCAGGGAAGTGTGGATTTCGGCTGA
- a CDS encoding IS110 family RNA-guided transposase: protein MISVGVDVSKGKSTVCVLKPYGEIVCSPFEVLHVEKELESLDSLLQKLDGEIRVVMEATGIYHLPILLFLQEKGYFVSVVNPYAMKKYAKDNSIRGAKTDRLDSVMIAHYGIEKWFKLQKYDSDEELYAELKLLGRRYCYYMELHVKALQELTHILDYVMPGIKKLFNSWDEASGKDKLSDFVERFWHFDLITSMSLDEFVDEYLIWAEEKKYHRSRSKAETVYELASGGISTLSSSTPSTKMLVQEAVTVLRAVDNSLSLILSRMQELAKSLPEYSTVRAMGGVGDVLAPKLIAEIGDVRRLHSAKALIAWAGIDPPPYESGQFVGSRRKITKRGSSTLRKVGYEVMRVLKSHKAPKDDAVYNYILKKEREGKDKKHAKIAGLNKFLRIYYARVMEVYQ from the coding sequence GTGATAAGCGTAGGAGTGGATGTATCTAAAGGGAAGAGCACTGTTTGTGTTCTTAAGCCTTATGGTGAGATTGTGTGCAGCCCATTCGAGGTGCTACATGTGGAGAAAGAACTGGAAAGCCTTGACAGCCTGTTGCAGAAGCTGGATGGAGAAATCCGGGTTGTGATGGAAGCAACGGGCATTTACCACTTGCCGATTCTATTATTCCTTCAAGAGAAAGGCTATTTTGTCTCTGTAGTGAATCCTTATGCAATGAAGAAATATGCGAAGGACAACAGCATCAGGGGAGCCAAGACAGATCGTCTCGATTCAGTCATGATTGCGCATTACGGTATAGAAAAGTGGTTCAAGTTACAAAAGTATGATAGTGACGAAGAACTTTATGCTGAGCTTAAGCTCCTGGGTCGTCGGTACTGCTACTATATGGAACTCCATGTGAAAGCACTGCAAGAGCTGACGCATATCCTGGATTACGTGATGCCGGGTATAAAAAAACTATTCAACAGCTGGGATGAAGCCAGTGGCAAGGACAAACTCAGTGACTTTGTGGAGCGCTTCTGGCACTTTGACCTGATCACATCCATGAGTCTTGATGAATTTGTCGACGAATACCTGATCTGGGCAGAAGAAAAGAAATACCACCGGAGCAGATCAAAGGCCGAAACAGTCTATGAACTGGCATCTGGTGGTATCTCCACACTGTCTTCCAGTACCCCATCGACCAAAATGCTGGTACAGGAAGCCGTAACAGTATTGAGAGCTGTGGATAACTCTCTGTCTCTGATTTTATCACGAATGCAGGAGCTTGCTAAGTCATTACCCGAATATTCAACAGTACGGGCAATGGGAGGCGTCGGAGATGTCCTTGCTCCAAAGTTAATTGCTGAGATCGGTGATGTTCGGCGCCTTCATAGTGCAAAGGCGCTTATCGCGTGGGCCGGAATAGATCCTCCACCGTATGAATCCGGCCAGTTTGTTGGCTCCAGGCGCAAGATAACAAAACGAGGTTCATCTACTCTTCGGAAGGTCGGATATGAAGTCATGAGGGTGCTTAAGAGTCATAAGGCTCCAAAAGACGATGCTGTTTATAACTATATCCTGAAAAAGGAACGAGAAGGTAAAGACAAAAAGCACGCAAAGATTGCTGGATTAAATAAGTTCTTGAGAATCTATTACGCAAGAGTAATGGAAGTCTATCAATAG
- a CDS encoding DUF6017 domain-containing protein, translating to MMYDYFYGIQAEQFSFYRIPKLLFTHPSFKGMSTEAKTLYGILLDRMNLSAKNNWIDEEGRVYIIFTVDEIMEALGCAEQKAIKLLSELDTKAGLIERKRQGLGKPNLIYVKNFITGLPESQFKNCENHNSGAMKITIQELLKSQGNNTDINNTEMSDTDLFFSADSRSEEMRTRASYEEYFRDALEIDFLKQNNPSERDTLDGILDLIVDTCCANKPWILISGDKKPIEVVKSRFMKLNSSHIEYVLKCLSENTTRIRNVNQYLLATLFNATTTISPYYRSWVNNDMANGLV from the coding sequence ATGATGTATGACTATTTCTATGGCATTCAGGCCGAACAGTTCTCCTTCTACCGGATCCCGAAGTTGCTGTTCACGCACCCTTCCTTCAAAGGGATGTCAACGGAGGCGAAGACCTTATACGGAATCCTTCTGGACCGCATGAACCTGTCGGCAAAGAATAACTGGATCGATGAGGAAGGCCGTGTGTATATCATTTTTACGGTCGATGAGATCATGGAAGCGCTTGGATGTGCCGAGCAGAAGGCCATCAAGCTGCTGTCTGAACTGGATACGAAAGCCGGTCTGATCGAAAGAAAGCGGCAGGGACTCGGAAAACCGAACCTGATCTATGTGAAAAACTTCATCACAGGGCTTCCGGAATCACAATTCAAGAACTGTGAAAATCACAATTCTGGAGCAATGAAAATCACAATTCAAGAACTTCTAAAATCACAAGGTAATAATACTGATATTAATAATACTGAGATGAGTGATACTGATCTATTCTTTTCCGCAGACAGCAGATCAGAAGAGATGAGAACAAGAGCCTCCTATGAGGAATATTTCAGAGATGCTCTTGAGATCGATTTTCTGAAGCAGAACAATCCCAGTGAGCGGGATACGCTGGACGGTATTCTGGATCTGATCGTGGATACCTGCTGTGCCAATAAGCCATGGATCCTGATCAGCGGAGACAAGAAGCCGATTGAAGTGGTAAAAAGCCGGTTCATGAAGCTGAATTCCAGCCATATCGAGTATGTCCTGAAGTGCCTGTCCGAAAATACGACCCGGATCCGGAACGTGAATCAGTATCTGCTTGCCACTCTGTTTAATGCTACAACGACGATCAGCCCTTATTACCGGTCCTGGGTGAACAATGACATGGCTAACGGCCTTGTGTAG
- a CDS encoding ParA family protein: MPNKATVLCCGNQKGGVGKTFTAENLGVGLAQEGKKVLLVDMDPQASLTISLGHPRPDELPVTISDMMQKVIMDEEIQPREGILTHPEGVDLMPASISLSGLEVSLVNAMSRESILKQYLEPLKKEYDFIILDCMPSLGMLTVNALAASDQLIVPVQTQYLSAKGLEQLLQTVNKVKRQINPKLRIEGILLTMVDARTNNAKEIAVLIRETYGSRLKVFDVEIPRSVRAAEISAEGKSIFAHDPGGKVTAAYRELTKEVIRDAEKRRKHQLEQLR, from the coding sequence ATGCCAAATAAAGCGACGGTCCTTTGCTGCGGAAATCAGAAGGGCGGCGTCGGTAAGACTTTTACAGCGGAGAATCTGGGTGTCGGCCTGGCGCAGGAAGGGAAAAAGGTGCTTCTCGTGGACATGGATCCGCAGGCCTCCCTTACCATCAGCCTTGGCCATCCGAGGCCGGATGAACTGCCGGTCACGATCTCCGATATGATGCAGAAAGTGATCATGGATGAGGAAATACAGCCCCGCGAAGGAATCCTGACGCATCCGGAAGGCGTGGATTTGATGCCGGCGAGCATTTCCCTGTCCGGTCTGGAGGTCTCTCTGGTCAATGCCATGAGCCGCGAATCCATTCTGAAGCAGTACCTGGAGCCATTAAAGAAAGAATACGACTTTATCATTCTGGACTGCATGCCATCCCTTGGTATGCTGACAGTCAATGCCCTGGCAGCTTCCGACCAGCTGATCGTCCCTGTCCAGACCCAGTACCTGTCTGCCAAAGGTCTGGAGCAGCTGCTTCAGACGGTCAATAAGGTGAAGCGGCAGATCAATCCGAAGCTGCGGATCGAAGGGATCCTGCTGACGATGGTCGATGCAAGGACCAATAATGCAAAAGAGATCGCCGTTCTGATCCGTGAAACGTACGGCAGCCGGCTGAAGGTGTTTGATGTTGAGATCCCGAGATCTGTCCGGGCGGCGGAGATCAGCGCAGAGGGTAAGAGCATCTTCGCCCATGATCCCGGAGGTAAGGTGACTGCAGCCTACAGAGAACTGACGAAGGAGGTGATCCGCGATGCCGAAAAGAGGCGCAAACATCAGCTTGAGCAGCTACGATGA
- a CDS encoding ParB/RepB/Spo0J family partition protein — MPKRGANISLSSYDDIFETDESRADAQLERVQKIPISELVPFKDHPFKVVDDEAMLRTTESIAQYGVLTPLIARPLEDGTYEIISGHRRVHAAQAAGLTEVPVIVRGMDDDAATVLMVDSNLQREHILPSERAFAYKMKMEAIGRQGARTDLTCGQVGHRSTGVKTRDLIAEQSGDSARNIQRYIRLTYLIPELLDFVDEKKISFNPAVELSYLKPTEQEMFLSVMEWSQNAPSLSQAQRLKKLSQEGKLTPDTMREIMNEVKKGDLERVTFRNETLRKYFPRSYTAQQMQDQIIKLLEQWQKRKQRDQER; from the coding sequence ATGCCGAAAAGAGGCGCAAACATCAGCTTGAGCAGCTACGATGATATCTTTGAGACCGATGAAAGCCGAGCCGATGCCCAGCTGGAGCGGGTCCAGAAAATCCCGATCAGCGAACTGGTGCCCTTTAAGGACCATCCTTTCAAGGTGGTAGATGATGAGGCGATGCTGAGGACCACGGAAAGCATCGCACAGTACGGTGTTCTGACGCCGCTGATCGCAAGGCCGCTGGAAGACGGAACCTATGAGATCATCTCCGGTCACCGAAGAGTCCATGCCGCACAGGCTGCAGGCCTCACTGAAGTGCCGGTCATTGTCCGGGGTATGGATGATGACGCTGCAACAGTGCTGATGGTCGATTCCAATCTGCAGAGGGAGCATATCCTGCCGAGTGAGCGGGCATTTGCTTATAAGATGAAAATGGAGGCTATCGGGAGACAAGGCGCGAGAACTGATTTGACTTGTGGCCAAGTTGGCCACAGGTCGACGGGTGTCAAAACAAGAGATTTAATTGCGGAACAATCTGGAGATAGCGCAAGGAATATCCAGCGCTATATCCGCCTCACCTATCTGATCCCCGAACTCCTTGACTTTGTCGATGAAAAGAAGATCTCCTTCAACCCGGCAGTCGAGCTCTCCTACCTGAAGCCCACCGAGCAGGAAATGTTCCTGTCCGTCATGGAATGGTCGCAGAATGCGCCATCCCTTTCACAGGCCCAGCGCCTGAAAAAACTTAGTCAGGAAGGGAAACTCACTCCGGACACCATGCGTGAGATCATGAATGAAGTAAAGAAAGGGGATCTGGAACGGGTAACCTTCCGAAACGAAACACTTAGAAAGTATTTCCCGCGTTCCTATACCGCACAGCAGATGCAGGACCAGATCATTAAGCTTCTGGAACAATGGCAGAAGCGAAAACAGCGGGACCAGGAACGGTAA
- a CDS encoding LytTR family DNA-binding domain-containing protein has protein sequence MAEAKTAGPGTVKGLLMHFTACILPLTVNAETTFSISCMMTSSKRKKGGWGMKVSVDISAEYKEPYAVIYTDKVTDEIQRMIDIFSTSETPITALQNEENLIVLQPKEIFMVRVEDGDTIIYGEKNKYRSRKRLYEIGQQLGKQFMQISKTTLINLSYMDSIEPGFSGTLLLKLKNGCKDYVSRKYLPELKKYLGL, from the coding sequence ATGGCAGAAGCGAAAACAGCGGGACCAGGAACGGTAAAGGGACTCTTAATGCATTTCACCGCCTGTATTTTGCCACTTACCGTAAATGCTGAGACAACCTTTTCAATATCATGTATGATGACATCATCAAAGAGAAAGAAAGGGGGCTGGGGCATGAAGGTAAGTGTAGATATCTCCGCTGAATACAAAGAGCCATACGCAGTGATCTATACCGATAAAGTAACAGATGAGATCCAGCGAATGATCGATATATTCAGCACGAGCGAAACGCCCATAACTGCCCTGCAGAATGAGGAAAATCTGATCGTTCTGCAGCCTAAGGAAATATTCATGGTACGGGTAGAGGACGGCGACACGATCATTTATGGAGAAAAGAATAAATATCGTTCGCGAAAAAGACTCTATGAGATCGGCCAGCAATTAGGGAAGCAGTTTATGCAGATATCCAAAACAACATTGATCAATCTGTCTTATATGGACAGTATAGAGCCCGGATTCAGCGGAACACTTTTATTAAAGCTGAAGAATGGCTGCAAGGATTATGTGTCGAGGAAATATTTGCCGGAGTTAAAAAAATATCTCGGATTATAG